From Lasioglossum baleicum chromosome 16, iyLasBale1, whole genome shotgun sequence:
GGGTTAgttgattacattttttaaataggaGTAGTTCTTAAATTAATTTCCGTATCTATTTTATGCAAGGTGTTCGTGATAATCTGTACCGGCGTTTTTTTCGTAAACGGTAAGCACTAGAAAAGAACCGACGAGGAGGAAGTTGTAGAGTATATTTTACCAGCTAATGTTGAAGTAACAAGCAGTATGTAACAGTTCATTTTCGACAAtaacgtaaaaattacattgaattaattcagtataaaataatgcgacgtgaaataactgataaactgtttttttttttttaatttatacttagaccactttcatagttATGGGCACAAATGAACGTGACCATGTACAAATTGAAAGGCAATAAAACGGTGTTCCCACCGTCGAGAGGCGATCGATATTTGCAGCGCGCAAAAACAGTTTTGCAAGTAATGAGTATGAGTCGGCCGGCGATCAACTGCGTCGATCTTGATCGCGTATCAGCGTGATCGATTCGTTGATCCTTGTCCGAAGCGTGAGCAAGACGCGGCACGGCGCCGCGCCGATTGACGAACGCTGCCGTTCGCGCGAATTAATCCTGAATCGCGGAAAGTCATTTCTCAAGATACTACCGCTTTATTACGCAAGAAACTGTAATTACAAGTACAGCACAGCCCGATAAGTGCCGCGTGCCAAACGTTTTTTCTCGCATCACGTGCAACTTATCGTGACACGTCCTGGTCCCGTCTTACCAGTAAATTATGTCGACCATGTATTATGTTTCAGCGTAAACGTGGACGACTTCCAGTTGACTTCGAGCACGATGATTAACAATTAACGTAACAACGCCGGCCGCCGGGCCGGTCGTCAGCCGTCGCcgcgtttaattaaaaattcagcCGGAGCTATTCGCAATTACAGCGGTTGGCTTCGATCAGTGAAGGATCTATAACGCAGCGTCTTATGAACACGATAAGGCATGACGCGTCAACTTTGGCATTGTTGCGATTCGCGGAAATGATTGCACGATTGGACAATCGAAGTGAAGTGCTCAGGatcgaagaaaaaaagaaagcaaCGCGACCCTGAGGAGCTCCTGGTCGCACCGGTGGACGCAAACCAATGTAAACACGCAACGGACGACGATGACTTTGGTAGATCCTTCCGCGAGAAAAGCAACGCCAGTTGAACACTGGTTGAACGTTGGACGTTGGACATCGCGTCCTATACTCCGATGAACACCGGCAGGCGTCACCCAAACCGGTGAGCCAAATATTTAGCAACCCGATGGAAATTCGGACGAACGCGGTTGATCGGGCAACGCGGCCGTGTTTACCTCGTGGAAAGAGACGAAAGCCAAGTCAGAGTCCGAGTGGCGCCTCGCTCTATGCAGAGTGTAGACTGTGGAGGATCCACGCGCGCGAACGGCCGGCGTCCTACTGTACGGCAAACGGAATGCGATGTAACGCGAACGCGTGCGTCACTGATCCGCGGGAGAACATTCGTACCATGGAAGGTCGCGAAACACACCGCGGCGACATACTTCTGTTAGTTCCTGTGATCGCTGAgtatgtatttaaataattcgcgACCTCCTCGCGGATCGAGTCTGCCGAAAAATCGGTATCGATCACCGTTTCACCGGACGGGCACGTTACGCTACACTGCCTCGCGTTAGATCGATCTCGGGCTACGGACGTTACGGATTCCAAGAGAGTTCGCCCTCCTTTTCCTATTAACCCTAAAATCGATCGAGCAACCTACAAAATTGATGAACAACTCGTGTCGCGGAGTCCAAGTATACGCAACCGAAGGTCGGGTTTCGAGTCGGGCTGCCTTCTATCCTTTTGTTCTCTTTTGCGTAATCCGCCACCCGCTAAAAAACCGGTTGCGTGCCTTTCACCACTCGATTCCCCGACTCGACCCCGACGGCTACGGCCACGGATACGGACACTGTGATCCGATGCATCGGTATTTCTCTGGCGGTCGTTGCATACGTACTGTTCACGGAGAATGCCGGTCGCAGCTATAAAGTCTGCCTCGATTGTCTTGAAATCTTTTCCTCGAACGGCCGTTCTGCCTCGTAATCGTTGTTACGGTTCACGGTACAACCGTTGCGCCACTCCACGTGCGTCTTCCTGCTCGTTTCTATGGTACTATTGTGCTCGTGTTCCTGTTGACTTCTTTATATTTCATATCTCCCGACGAAGCCTAAACCGGCTAGAACCCAGCACGTGTCTTCGCCGATGATTTTCTCGTAGGTACATATGTACTAACATATGGGTAGCTACATAAGTGTGTGTTCGATGTTGCTCGAGCCAGTGCGAAAACGGAACCGATCGCCACGCCGATCGATCCTCTTTGTCCTTTTTCACCGTTTTTTCACTGATACCACACCGTTTCACCGGCTCGCCTTGTCCAGTGTCGCGATAACGTTCGTGCGCGAACTTATCGCGCGTATCCGCCGCTTTCTCGATCAGACGCGATTCCGAGTTTTCCACGATCCCCATGACTGGACAGATTTCCGATTCTGACAAGAGATTACGTAACTCGGGTCAAGCGTCATCTTGGAAAGACGATGTCGCGCGCTAAAAATAAGATGCGCGCCTCCGCGGCTATGTCGACTCGCGTTCGACTGTATATTTATGTAAGACCAGCGATTCTTATCGCTATCGTTCCTGCTCCCGGATGAACTTGTCTATCGCCAAGTTCATAGTTTTAAGTTCGGGAAGAAACGATAGAGCGTCACGTGCGGAGGAGAACGTTTCCTCCAAGTATTATCTCCATCGAGGCGAATTATTTCCGCTCGGCGGCGCCCGATTCCGACGCTCCTGGCCATCGTTCTCAGCCTGTTTTTATTCGATTGTCGTGCGACGATTCCTGTTTAGAACGCCTTCTCctatatttatcgattcgacggCGCCTTTGGCTTCGAATTCGATAGCTACTTCTCACCGCGACGCACCCCACTTCTTCTAGCTCGAACGTCTACGGCTCTGTACGGGATCGTTAGAACCGACCAGCGTGTAGAGATACACTTGCGACAAACGAAACGTTCGATTTTTTCCGCACCGGCACAATTTGCGAACGCGTCGCGAGCTTATCGTGGCAGAGGTTAGGTTTCGTACGTGCGCGACGCATGTCAGCAGTCAGTACCCGGCTGTTTATGGCAACATCACCCTCCTATTCGCTCCTATTCCTGAAGGAACGACGCTATACATACCACTATACATATACCAGCCGGTTATGAAAAATGCTCGACACGACCTCTTTCTTCACGAATTTCCAAATAGGATATTAATTGTGATTTCATCGTTACGATCGTCCGTCCAACGAGCTTCGTCCGACTGGCTAATTGAATTTCTGACAGTTTCTACCTTCATTTTCGTTTCCAGTTTCTGCGATTACGCTTGTGTTCTCCGCTATCCATATTCGCAGAGATGCGCGCGTCGCCTGCCATTTAAATCACCCTCATGCCGTGTGCGTATGAATTATATCTTCCTCTTCCCTTATTGTTAACCGTTGTTCGCACAACTTTCGTAACTTGTTATATATCGAATGTGCGTTTATTATTTTGACGATTTTCGATATGATTCTAATTTCGGTAGCATTCTCAGTGTCGCAGACAGTTCAGCTAAACTTACCTGGGCCTAGCAGACCCAGACTAATAGCGTAGCGCTATCTGTGACAAACTGCTTGGACGTAGGTTGTATGTAGGTATAAGTACATAGGTAGTACACGTACGTACAGATGGTACAGAGAGGAAGAAATAAGAGCTAAGAGCTCAGACGAGATATAGAAATAGACTATAGACGGCTTCAGATAACATGCCGTGTTCCTAGAATACTTCATCTACGAGATGACGGatgtgggcaaagtgctatagtctgttgagaagtTGAAGTGCCACGAAGCTAAAATCAGCGAGTATATCTCTGCTAAAGTGTAGGAATAAACCTTATATAGCTCTTagaccatatacagggtgttcggtaACTGTTGGTCAAGCGAAAATAAATTCTACATGaagaaaataagtcgaaaatataaaataaaattttttttatgtgaggctttgttttcgagaagatCGACTTTAAATTTTCGCCGGGTACGCGTGCACTTGATCACGTCTCGTTATATAggaaatgacgtctaataaatatgttgacaaaatgcatttgatcggaattgtgaaaaatgaatgtataacatgtatatatgtagtttcaagcaactttttcctcttcggaaatgttctccgaggcttcGTTGAGGATTTATTcaagaaaaacacggaccaattagagcgcggcTACGATGGCTCGCGTTGAGCGCGGGCCGATCCGGAATCCGCCCGCCGtgagccgcgctctgattggtccatgtttttcgttaataacccaagccacggagaacattttcgcaaagggaaaagttacttcaaatcactTCGAGAACCTCTGCTCTATACTTTCAagcaagtacaacatttttcggacaccctgtattctgtaactcgtaggactTCCCGTCAAAATTACTACCCCACTACCTTTTCATCGTTACTGTTTTgagcgcgcatgcgcgagaaatcttgGCCGATATCTCACGGCGCCGACGGCGTACAGGCAAACTCGCATAAGCGCAACAGTGAGTGACAGTGAGCGTGTACGTgaacgtgacattgtgacattcTCATTTCCTCTCTGCTGCTACATAGATAGAAAGGATagaaagtataaataaatagaagtgGATAGTATTCAATAGTATTATAGTATATAGTATCTCGTCAGTGACATAGCCACGATGAGTCCATTGCGATACAATTTCTCTAATTTGCCTTCAACAATCGAAGCCGCAATTGCGTTCGCTCGTGAACACGGGATATTGCGGTCCTCCAAAAAGTGTAGAATGCATCATGTGGATATGAAGTTTTTCTTGAGTCCTACTATGCACGAAAACGGCCGGTACCGTTGTCCTGTCGGTCGCGGAAAGTGCCGACAATACTCTGGAACGGTAGATTCGATGTTTGAAGAGATTCGTTTGCCTATGTACAAGGCGATACGGTAAGTTTTATACTCATTGACACATTTATACGatttaataaattgttaattttttcagGTTATTGTATTGCTTCACACGGGATTTTTCGGATTCCGATACCGTGCACGAGTTGTATGATTTCACAAATGAAAATGATGCGAGTGTTTCGTTGACTACTGTTGCAGCGTGGCACCGTTTCTGCCGTGAGATAATTGTAGACGAGTTTACCCAGATCCAAGTGGATAAGCCGAAATTAGGGGGGATTTCGGATTCTGGAGATCCGATCGCAGTTCAGGTACAGAATATTCTATTAGTTTGTACTGTGTTTTATCGATTTTATTCGTTTTATCACCGATCaggccagggatactattctttgactttCGCAGAGGGTAGAAAAGAACAGCAAAGATCGAGGGCCTTGGTCGCCGAGAAGTATAAATCATAAttaatccaataacaaaacttctttatttttctatggCATTTTTCTATAATGCAAATGATATcagatatgatataattccaattatggACCTCCTTACAAAATGTaggaaaatataaattcaaaagtGCTTACATGGTTCTGTTGACAAAAAAGACTAGGAGTTCAATGACAGAGaaattttttacggaattactgTGCGACGGAGGGCCTCTTGCGATAGTTCTGGGATATTTATCAATAAAACACAGTATTAGGTTCCTTGAGTAATGTATATGATTAAGCAATTAAGAACTACAAGTcatatttacaaatatttttttacattactttacaGATTGATGAAACCAGATTTGGAAAAAAGAATTATAAACGTGGCACCCAAATTGAAGGCCAGTGGCTCTTGGGAATGGTCGATGTCGAGACAGGGGACTGTCGGATGGTGGTAATGCAAAACCGAACAGCCGAAAACTTAATTAGCGCAATTAAGAAGAATGTAGCCATGGGCAGTGAGATCCATACGGATTGCTTTCGGAGTTACCCAGGGCTCACTACCGCAGGCTACACTCACGTAACAGTGAATCATACAATAGAGTTTGTTGGTAAGTAATAATACTGCTAAATTTAAATTACTGTTGTATACTACAGCGatttacagcttgtcaaatctagctgtgcggctgaatgtctcCCGCAAGGGGAAATCTTTGTATTTGTTTGCCCATTCCTATGTTTtggtcagccgcacagctagatttgacaagctgtacttcACTAATTTTTGCATTGGTTGGAGTTAGATTTGATTTTACATCTGAGTCGATTTGAAATTGTTGGGGGATCGCTGAAGTAAATAACCGTTTAGCAAGTTATTCGATTATACTTTCATGTAAAcattaattaaattgaaattcaatTACAGCAAGCAATGGGACATGCACACTAGGTATCGAGCCAATTTGGCGTCCAGCAAAACAATGGATGCGGGAAGATTGTCACTTAAATAATGATGATTTTGCCTATCGGTTGTGTGAGAATTTGTGGAGGCGATTTTGCCGCCACAACACTATCGATTTGATGGCATCGCTCATGGAAGCGATTCGAATGCATTACGTTTTTAAGTGAAGTAAGTCAAAATTTGAGAATAGTAGACTGCGAtcacattttaaataaaattatagatATATTTAACACGTTTGTACAACTTTTACAGGCATCATCCAATCCAATCGGTGAAGTAATGCATTCTCATCCCacaatgaaaaattcatttttcagcTAGGTAAgtgaaaatatggtaatatctgACTGCGTTATATATGGGAAAGgcttattgtatttttattttaatatgcagTGCATGAAGCTTATGCTGATAAGAAGCTGATGGAGCATAGGTGGTTGGTACCTATCAGTTACCGGAGGTGCTAGTGTAGGGAGGAGTTTTAGTGGGTAAACCGGACGTATATGTACCCCTTTTCAGGGGTTGGAATGGCTCCTGAAATTAGTGCATGAAGCATTCAACCTCCCTGCACTTtaaatactaaaaaaaaaatagaaatgaaTTCAAAATATACTATTTGAGGCATCTTACTAATTCGGGGTTGGATTTGGATTAGGTACGTGCGGGGGCAGCCAGACAATGTATTCAAAAATCTATCCCCTTTTGTAAACATCTTCAATAGTTTCCTCATCATAACTTCCGCGGTGAGTCGAGGGGTGACATCAACCATGCAGGATCTTTTTTAGAGGAGATGTTAGGTGTAAAACTGTGACGATTTTCTTTAGTTCACtaagtatttttttataataaattatgtacCATAATTTTTAGTTCCTGGCGGATTCGCAACATAGATATATACTATGCATAAAAAAGAATATTGGGTACATAATGTTCAGCAAGTTTTCCAGAGCATTGTTacgaaaagtttgatctttgaatgcTTATAGTAATTTATcattttcgaatgtaatagacatttaaaAAGCATtgtacattcgttaaaaatcgatacgaggactttgattttttagccCATGAATTGATGCCATGAATGATCGATTAAAAATGTGAAAGATGCAAGGTGGAAAACGAATAAATTGCTTCGTTtatggaaaatatattttattgatgCATACCTCGGTAAGAAATCTCTAATGTGGTAACATCGAATCCTCTGTGAGGGAAACTGATTCCATTTGAATTTGATCGATCGTTGCCACCGTTGAAagcgacgcagacaattttctaAACGATTTCTAGAGCTGCGCGATCGCGCGTTAATCGTTTTGTAATTGAGTGGCGCGATCGGTGAGGGGTACATAGGAAACGTGCATTAGTTTTTTCGTCGAGATGGTGCCATCGGCATTCTTATCCACTTGCAGAAAATCTTGAAGCCTTTGGAATCCTTCTATGCTAACTACAGGACAGATTAGACGTCCTCCAACAGCTAATTGGTCTATCAGCTGGAACACACGAAACGCGTATTAATTAGAAGCATATTCTTCGGGTAGATTCGGATTATATTTGAAGTAGAATTTGTCGAACCTGTTGCGGTAACGTATCCGCTGCTGCTCCAACGTGAATCGCGTTGTACGGGCCATCGGCGGTATGTCCCAATCTACCGTCTCCCACTAGGCGCATTTACAATGACCTGATGTTAAACTGCGGTCTATCTTTTTACATTACGCACGGCAAAGTCATAGAATTGTTGAACAGAGTCCCGGTTCATTCTTCCTGACAAGGTACACAACCTACTCCACGTGGGTGGTTACAGGGTATTTAGCATTTGAGCGTATCTGTTATTTTTAAACTCTTGAATGTATCAGACGCGTAAGAGAGAGATCGCGTCTTTCTATTTTACCCGAAATTATCTACCGGCCTATATATAGAACACTGCAACGCGTCTAGAATTCTTGGGTTCTTACCAACGAATTTCACGCGACCTTCTTTGATGAAATGAGGGCAATCCTCCTGTACATTTCTCGTCGAAATTTCAATCAGTTCTGGGATGTGATCGACGCCGATTACACGACCACTGGATCCCACCATAAATCCCATGCACGCAGTCAAGTAACCAGATCCGGAGCCAATGTCCAGGGCTTTGGCTCCTTCGAACAATTGATCGGCAAGGATACACAATGCGTGTGCATGCTGCGACAAACGATTAATGTTTTACAAACGTTTGTCAAGAGTGatgactagaccgcggatctttatttaaatttaagaatatcgtaaTGTTGTGTTTAACGTAACAATGTCATTAAGCgatgaaatcaatgtttattttatttctgcttcccacaatcaatgcagaacatttttattttgcgtaaagatccgcagtctagtgacgaCAGACAATTCTCCTCAGTTCACCTACCATGTGAGGAGCGCTAATGGTTACATTATATCCTATTCTCCTCGGTCGATCCAGATAAGGGTCTGACTCGTGGTAATACCTTGCCCTGTCTACGGCTAACATAGCTGCTTCCGCTTTACCGATAGTCAGGATGCCTGCATCTGCAACAACGCTTTCTGTTTGTATCGGAGAAAGGTTTGAAACCGATAGAAAGTGTAATTGTTGACTTTACCCTTCAGTTTAGCAACCATTTCTTGATTGGTGGTTCCGCTGCAATGCCATGCCATGTTTTTCTGAGAGATTACAACGAAGCTGACAGCAGAACGAAGTGTCTGTTTGTCGATAGCCGAATGATAAGCGATAAAAAAAGATACGTCGATTAATTCCAAATTCCAGATTGCAGGTACGTTTGCTATGAACATAGCCTAAACGTCAAACTATTTCCAAGGCGTGTAAATATTGCTGTTAATGTTTTTCAGATCACGCGCTGCGCTTCGATCGAACGGGCAGAAagagtaatttaaaaattttggtACGAACAGGATTTAATGACAAATATTTACCTCGATATGGAATTATAGTTTGCGCTTTATATACGTTCACGATCGTCGACATGTGATGCAACAATCGGATGGAAAATAATGGTTACCCTGAGTGCCAACGGTGAATGATGAATGGTAAATGTCAAAATGATTTTCAACAAATTTGGAAGAACCAGGAAGAACTTGGTTCACCCCCGGCGATCAACATCGCCGAGACCGTGAGCCAACATGGCCGTCACCGACACAGGATGAGCCGAGGATATAGTGTCGCACCATTGTGGACGTAAGGGAGGGAATCGAACGTCTTGACTTGACATAGATTCGTTTCAACGATTTGACAACATTCGTCGAGAAACGGTGTCAATCTCAAATCGCAAACGAAGCCTATCGGGTTCGAAGGACGTTTCTACAAGATCAAATACCTGGTCTGTTGGTATCTGCCAAGAGATAGGTGGAGATAGGTCCCGCCACTGCCTCGCCACGACCTGtagagggtgtataaaaagtaatggtcgtcCGTTGTAAGGGTGAATCTGcatctctggatcggtggatatttgtaagagaaacttgccgcaaaattgttttgaacaaagaaaattgttgttaaagtctTTCTTTCACGTCAACACCCAGGGCCGTGCAGTAGATTTTCTCAGTACGGTGCAAGCCTTTAAAATGCCGCCCCTTAAAtgttttttctttaaaataacgTTCGATCgtgatttaaaaaaagaacaaatacgaatactatttttattttgtacatatataaactattttaattttaaatactaCAGTTCTACTCTTCTAACTTTCACTTTAGCAAATTCGTTAACAATTTAATTTAGACTGAATAGAAACTATAATGGTGGGGACTTTGCGGCTCTCGGAAAGGAACAAGttgtagacaaaagcctactactacagtccacccgaccgtgtcgatgaggcCATAATTATGTGCGTGCCTCAgataaacgaaatttaaagggacattcgttgcTAGGCCCATACGACGTAATTTTGAAATTGCAAAAGAAAGCCTTATATCTATTGTcataataataaaatgttaccgtacctcACCCTTCCTCAAGTGGATTAGGCAatatacctgtaaaggacgttataGCAGGTAAAAAAAAGGATGCGGTCGGCTCCGAACCGGCCGATTgttttacaaccaccgcgctccgatACCTTCTACCCAACAGATGGTCGACACGTGCGACGGACCCATTGAAGCGGCGAGCGGACAATAACAAAAGGAATTACTTTGACTGTTTTCCCACTTCTTAACCTAGTCCTCCGACATACCCTCGTCCAATTAACAGACGCTATTTCTCCCCACCTAAATCCACCCAAAAAAGACAgaggtgacaaccgcagtactattttgatcgtggtcggagtaacttcttcccgttTGCTGTCACAatttcggaaagtgtgttgCGTAGTAGTAGTGATTGTGTAGAAGTGtagtgttttcatatttttatgtgtaacaatggatataattAAGGTATTCTctcacattttgcaacttcaaatttattatccgaatgtccctttaaatttcgtttgtctcgaTGCACGCACACGagcatgttctgtctcatcgacacggtcgagTGGACTGTGTAGtacacacaatcaaattttgcaaagacTTTaatagcttatatctcaataactaatTTGTATTTTGTGACGTatggcttctttcaaaccttTTCTCTTTTATATGAGTGGGAGGTGTCGacgtaaaaaaaaaactgacaacaattttctttgttataaatcattttgcggcaagtttctcttacaaatgtccaccgatccagaggtgtacagTGGTTAACGAAAGTTTATTCGAACGTCCTTTAAAACGAAATAactcttttataattgtaccaaacgacctgatttttttataatcaattagaagcatcggtttacgaaatgatatgcaaaaaaggttttccaaaaattataatttacaaggttacatgcaaaaataaaaaaggcatttttaagcaaattttttatttgggcccttgggtcgtttggtacaattatagaaaagttattctgttttagtgTTCGAATACTTTTGCGGCCCACTGTATGGCTTCTTCCAAACCTTTTCTCGTTTATATGAGTGGGAGGTGTCGACGTAAAAAAatctaacaacaattttctttgttattaaacaattttgcggcaagtttctgtTACAaatagaacggatgaccattagttTTTATACACTCTGTACGAATATGTACACATGAACATGTGTATGATGCGTCGATGCACCCGCGTGCGCGGTACGCTCTTGACAGACACACATTGTAGAccgcatatatgtatgtatacgtacacaAATATACATAGTATACTTACAGATATAGATCAAGACCGCGACGATCGAATCTTTCCGATCGTTTTCTCCCGCAAAGCAATGGAACATTTTCGTGCGACATCTTTGGAAGCATCGATTACGAATGACGAATGCGAAGTGGTTTTTATCGGAGCAGGTTCCCTATTGTAGGTACAGGGTTAGCAAACGTTGTGTCGTTGCGATATCTTTCGCGTGAGCTACGAAATTTGCTAAGTTTAAAATTCCTCCGCGCTTTTGCAAACGCTGTGTGCATAAATTAACCGATGACAACCGTTTGCTCGGGAACACCGGATCAATTCTCCCCGATAGGTCGTAAATTAGTCTTATCGGTGGGAAGCGATAAAATGGATCGATGGTAAATCAGAGGTAATCGTGCTTCTGTATGCACAACTATTAGAGGTCATGGTTCTTAACGTGCAAGTAAAATACACTTGTACGCGTGACAATACGTCTCATTTTATGCACATGTACAGGGGAACGCCTGCATTATGTCACGTGTTTGCGCAGTCACGTGCATTAATACATTCTCATTCATATCAacgtttcaaaaatcatagaagtagactgcggatgtttggtgcattttccaatttttgtagacaaatttt
This genomic window contains:
- the LOC143216748 gene encoding uncharacterized protein LOC143216748 gives rise to the protein MSPLRYNFSNLPSTIEAAIAFAREHGILRSSKKCRMHHVDMKFFLSPTMHENGRYRCPVGRGKCRQYSGTVDSMFEEIRLPMYKAIRLLYCFTRDFSDSDTVHELYDFTNENDASVSLTTVAAWHRFCREIIVDEFTQIQVDKPKLGGISDSGDPIAVQIDETRFGKKNYKRGTQIEGQWLLGMVDVETGDCRMVVMQNRTAENLISAIKKNVAMGSEIHTDCFRSYPGLTTAGYTHVTVNHTIEFVASNGTCTLGIEPIWRPAKQWMREDCHLNNDDFAYRLCENLWRRFCRHNTIDLMASLMEAIRMHYVFK
- the LOC143216749 gene encoding protein-L-isoaspartate(D-aspartate) O-methyltransferase isoform X1 translates to MQIHPYNGRPLLFIHPLQVVARQWRDLSPPISWQIPTDQTLRSAVSFVVISQKNMAWHCSGTTNQEMVAKLKDAGILTIGKAEAAMLAVDRARYYHESDPYLDRPRRIGYNVTISAPHMHAHALCILADQLFEGAKALDIGSGSGYLTACMGFMVGSSGRVIGVDHIPELIEISTRNVQEDCPHFIKEGRVKFVVGDGRLGHTADGPYNAIHVGAAADTLPQQLIDQLAVGGRLICPVVSIEGFQRLQDFLQVDKNADGTISTKKLMHVSYVPLTDRATQLQND
- the LOC143216749 gene encoding protein-L-isoaspartate(D-aspartate) O-methyltransferase isoform X2, which gives rise to MAWHCSGTTNQEMVAKLKDAGILTIGKAEAAMLAVDRARYYHESDPYLDRPRRIGYNVTISAPHMHAHALCILADQLFEGAKALDIGSGSGYLTACMGFMVGSSGRVIGVDHIPELIEISTRNVQEDCPHFIKEGRVKFVVGDGRLGHTADGPYNAIHVGAAADTLPQQLIDQLAVGGRLICPVVSIEGFQRLQDFLQVDKNADGTISTKKLMHVSYVPLTDRATQLQND